One genomic region from Spirosoma sp. KCTC 42546 encodes:
- a CDS encoding transposase: MAKKQTPSAPRRKYDEAFKNEALRLVTTGNRSVPDVARSLGISDNLLYNWKSKLKITPPQNGAYEQELHQLREQLRKTEQERDILKSLYSADAVEWLLQLIFSAQNPTFNRFLNQASRFYWYLIESFLKSGLERTMLLEKHLVNKLVIASANPVQKTLTLPLRSQKSLTINVLWKAIKHRLTSFMLMLLASM, encoded by the coding sequence ATGGCCAAAAAACAAACCCCGTCGGCGCCCCGCCGAAAGTACGACGAAGCCTTCAAAAACGAAGCTCTCCGATTGGTCACAACCGGTAACCGAAGTGTACCTGATGTAGCTCGCTCACTGGGAATTTCGGATAATCTGCTTTATAACTGGAAAAGCAAGCTAAAAATAACCCCGCCACAAAACGGTGCTTACGAACAAGAACTTCATCAACTCCGGGAACAATTACGCAAAACTGAACAAGAGCGAGATATACTAAAATCCCTGTACAGCGCCGACGCTGTTGAATGGCTGTTACAACTTATCTTCTCGGCCCAAAACCCTACCTTTAATCGATTTCTGAACCAAGCCTCCCGCTTTTACTGGTACCTAATCGAGTCCTTCCTAAAATCTGGGCTGGAGCGTACGATGCTTTTAGAAAAGCATTTGGTGAATAAACTGGTGATCGCTTCAGCGAATCCCGTACAGAAAACTCTTACTCTCCCGCTACGCTCCCAGAAGTCATTAACCATTAATGTCCTATGGAAAGCAATCAAACATCGTTTAACATCATTCATGCTCATGCTGCTGGCATCGATGTAG